A window of Pirellula sp. SH-Sr6A contains these coding sequences:
- a CDS encoding DUF1559 domain-containing protein gives MNCRSAGSRKLSGFTLVELLVVIAIIGILVGLLLPAVQAAREAARRAQCLNNMKQIALGMIQFEHVNKYFPYSRTGSLWRTLPYIEQNTLAELFLAAKHPTQPFGFNGQLTVGWSPEMRTAFGARIPSFQCPSAPSDRVFTLTDSLGSFTVQSADYVTPRIPAVRPAGHPLWYQSGEPQMNFNTAMSPPDSRSVDPTRRGAKAASISDGFSNTLMYYECAGSPTRFVRGKAKPSGSVQIAWAGAGDGVKMRAYRADNLEGLTSPTNSGLGPNGSPTPPSAPTDSSLPSAWEAAIDDGTYKFLNHTNSSQPYSFHTGGVMISLCDGSARLLSESVELATFLNLMLRDDGQVLGEFE, from the coding sequence ATGAATTGCCGATCTGCGGGCTCACGTAAACTCAGCGGTTTCACCCTTGTCGAGCTGTTGGTGGTTATCGCCATCATTGGCATCTTAGTCGGGCTATTGCTGCCTGCGGTTCAAGCGGCTCGCGAAGCGGCTCGACGAGCTCAGTGCTTGAACAATATGAAACAGATCGCCCTCGGGATGATTCAGTTCGAGCATGTGAACAAGTACTTCCCCTATTCGAGAACGGGATCCCTTTGGCGCACTCTCCCCTACATCGAACAGAACACCTTGGCTGAGCTCTTTCTAGCAGCAAAACATCCGACTCAGCCTTTTGGATTCAATGGTCAGCTCACGGTGGGATGGAGTCCAGAAATGCGAACCGCATTCGGAGCTCGAATTCCAAGCTTTCAATGCCCGAGCGCACCTTCGGACCGCGTCTTCACGTTAACCGATTCCCTCGGCTCATTCACTGTTCAATCCGCCGACTACGTCACTCCTCGCATTCCTGCGGTACGTCCTGCGGGGCATCCGCTCTGGTATCAATCGGGAGAGCCGCAGATGAATTTCAATACCGCCATGAGTCCACCCGATTCGCGGAGCGTTGATCCTACGCGCCGCGGTGCGAAGGCCGCATCGATCTCGGATGGCTTCAGCAACACCCTGATGTACTACGAATGCGCTGGTTCCCCAACTCGATTTGTTCGCGGTAAAGCGAAGCCATCCGGTTCGGTCCAAATCGCTTGGGCCGGAGCAGGGGATGGTGTCAAGATGCGAGCTTACCGAGCGGACAACTTGGAGGGGCTCACATCTCCTACCAACAGTGGACTCGGTCCCAACGGTTCTCCCACGCCTCCTTCTGCTCCAACAGACTCAAGCCTTCCTTCCGCATGGGAAGCTGCGATCGACGATGGTACCTACAAGTTCCTCAATCACACCAACAGTTCGCAACCGTACAGCTTTCACACCGGTGGCGTCATGATCAGTCTGTGCGATGGATCGGCGCGACTTCTTTCCGAGAGCGTAGAACTTGCAACGTTCTTGAACTTGATGCTGAGAGACGACGGCCAAGTGCTAGGTGAGTTTGAGTAA